One Sulfurimonas sp. genomic window carries:
- the argB gene encoding acetylglutamate kinase has protein sequence MQKKIETVQTLLEALPFIKEFRGETIVIKYGGSAQESPQLKEKFAEDILLMYLVGIKPVIVHGGGRQINEMLDALKIDTKFIDGQRVTSKEVMRIVEMVLSGEINKEIVSLLNSHGAKAIGISGKDAHFISAKSKDFAKWGLTGNITDVKSEVVENLIAEKFIPVIAPIAAGSEMGHPGFNINADLCASYVAKAIGANKIIFLTDTAGVLNNNKELFSTLTKDEVEALKADGTIHGGMVPKVDACLEAIEGGVQKAHIIDGRIEHSMLLELFTSAGIGTQIVI, from the coding sequence ATGCAAAAAAAGATTGAAACAGTTCAAACGCTTCTTGAAGCTCTGCCGTTTATAAAAGAGTTCAGAGGTGAGACGATAGTCATAAAATACGGCGGTTCGGCGCAAGAATCACCACAGTTAAAAGAGAAGTTTGCCGAAGACATTTTGCTTATGTATCTTGTAGGCATTAAGCCGGTTATCGTTCACGGCGGCGGCAGACAGATAAACGAGATGTTGGACGCTCTTAAAATAGATACCAAATTTATCGACGGTCAGAGAGTCACTTCAAAAGAGGTTATGAGAATTGTCGAGATGGTGCTTAGCGGAGAGATAAACAAAGAGATAGTGTCACTATTAAATTCTCACGGTGCAAAAGCGATAGGCATTAGCGGGAAAGATGCTCACTTTATCTCTGCAAAATCCAAAGACTTCGCAAAATGGGGACTTACGGGAAATATTACTGATGTAAAATCCGAAGTTGTAGAAAACCTGATAGCCGAGAAATTTATACCTGTTATTGCTCCCATTGCGGCAGGAAGCGAGATGGGACATCCTGGGTTTAACATAAATGCGGATTTATGTGCTTCGTATGTTGCAAAAGCGATAGGCGCAAACAAAATCATATTTTTAACGGATACCGCCGGAGTTTTAAACAACAACAAAGAGCTATTTAGCACGCTTACAAAAGATGAAGTCGAAGCACTCAAGGCTGATGGAACGATTCACGGCGGGATGGTGCCAAAAGTTGATGCCTGCCTTGAGGCAATCGAGGGCGGCGTGCAAAAAGCTCACATCATAGACGGCAGAATAGAGCACTCGATGCTTTTAGAACTTTTTACATCGGCAGGTATAGGAACCCAGATAGTTATATAA
- a CDS encoding DegT/DnrJ/EryC1/StrS aminotransferase family protein: protein MKIAFCKYESSREAHSNVSDVLDGEEINQVLELEGEFAAYIGADYAQATSHGTSALHLAMLALDLKRGDKVVCSVNAHPNVPEVVRHFDAEPVFIDIDSQTYNINLDKLEAYLEDNKAKKLKAVIVTHVAGQCVDLDRLYRMATIYDVKIVEDASEALGATYKGDKIGSTGADITCFNFSSHLKKDVCNGGMLVSNSQEIMERARLLSSHGMKRDEDSLEYIYDVVDIGFDYSMSQLDAAYIRAQIKEQDNNLVRVKEIAEMYNKALAGVNHITIPKPVSDEHPYSLYIIKVDKNRDSFALELKKQGVEVGVHYIPLHFLSYYKHKYSLKVNNFPVALTTYQQVMSLPIYPSMQDKEVQFVIDKIKSVASTRV from the coding sequence ATGAAAATTGCATTTTGTAAATATGAAAGCAGCAGAGAGGCACACTCGAATGTTAGTGATGTTTTAGACGGTGAAGAGATAAATCAGGTTTTGGAGCTAGAAGGAGAGTTTGCCGCATATATCGGTGCAGATTATGCGCAAGCTACCTCACACGGAACATCGGCGCTTCATTTGGCGATGTTGGCGCTTGATTTAAAACGCGGTGATAAAGTAGTTTGTTCCGTAAATGCACATCCGAATGTTCCCGAAGTCGTCCGCCACTTTGACGCAGAGCCTGTTTTTATAGATATAGATTCGCAAACTTACAATATCAATCTTGACAAACTAGAGGCGTATTTGGAGGATAACAAGGCTAAAAAACTAAAAGCCGTTATTGTTACGCATGTTGCAGGACAGTGTGTTGACTTGGATAGACTTTACAGAATGGCGACTATTTATGATGTGAAAATCGTAGAAGATGCGAGTGAAGCTTTAGGGGCTACATATAAAGGTGACAAGATAGGTTCCACGGGAGCCGACATAACATGTTTTAACTTCTCGTCCCATCTGAAAAAAGATGTTTGTAACGGCGGTATGCTTGTTTCAAACTCACAAGAGATTATGGAGCGTGCAAGACTTTTAAGTTCTCACGGGATGAAAAGAGACGAGGATTCTTTGGAATATATATATGATGTAGTAGATATAGGTTTTGATTATTCGATGAGTCAGTTGGATGCGGCATACATCAGAGCGCAGATTAAAGAGCAGGATAACAATCTTGTAAGAGTAAAAGAGATAGCTGAGATGTATAACAAAGCTCTTGCAGGAGTAAATCATATAACTATACCAAAACCGGTTAGCGATGAGCATCCATACTCTCTTTATATTATTAAAGTAGATAAAAACAGAGACTCTTTTGCGCTTGAGTTAAAAAAGCAGGGTGTTGAGGTCGGAGTTCACTATATACCTCTTCACTTTTTATCGTACTATAAACACAAATATTCGCTAAAAGTAAATAATTTTCCGGTTGCGCTTACAACTTATCAGCAGGTAATGTCGCTTCCGATTTACCCTAGCATGCAAGATAAAGAAGTGCAGTTCGTTATAGATAAAATCAAATCCGTAGCATCGACTAGAGTATAA
- a CDS encoding NAD+ synthase: MKKYEQITEYLCYFLNDEVRKTGLGNVVLGLSGGIDSAVVALLAHKVFKDNLLCVKMPSHYSSQSSLDDADELCRDFGLNVITASIEPMLRAYEELNPDMDNLRRGNISARFRMATIFDISAKQRALVLGTSNKSELMLGYGTLYGDLASALNPIGDLYKSEVYELAEYLGVSKAIIKKVPSADLWYGQSDEADLGYSYAKLDEALKLYVEERLTREEIIKRGCDKDMLEMIIERIFRNQFKRKMPLIAKLTSRTINHDFNYPRDITL, from the coding sequence ATGAAAAAGTATGAGCAAATAACAGAGTATTTGTGCTATTTTTTAAATGATGAAGTTCGTAAAACAGGCTTAGGCAATGTTGTGTTAGGTCTTAGCGGCGGGATTGATTCTGCCGTTGTAGCTTTGCTTGCCCATAAAGTGTTTAAAGATAATTTATTGTGCGTAAAGATGCCCTCACACTACTCTTCGCAAAGTTCTCTTGATGATGCAGATGAACTTTGCCGTGATTTTGGATTAAATGTCATTACGGCTTCGATTGAACCGATGCTAAGAGCTTATGAAGAGTTAAATCCCGATATGGATAATCTTAGAAGAGGCAATATCTCTGCACGGTTTAGAATGGCTACTATCTTTGACATCTCGGCAAAACAGAGAGCTTTGGTTTTGGGTACCAGCAATAAAAGCGAGTTGATGCTCGGTTACGGAACGCTTTACGGAGATTTGGCAAGTGCATTAAACCCGATAGGCGATTTGTACAAGAGTGAAGTGTATGAGTTGGCGGAGTATTTGGGTGTCTCAAAAGCTATTATAAAAAAAGTTCCTTCTGCCGATTTGTGGTATGGACAGAGCGATGAGGCTGACTTGGGTTATAGCTATGCCAAACTTGATGAAGCGCTTAAGCTTTATGTTGAAGAGAGACTCACTAGAGAAGAGATAATTAAAAGAGGATGCGATAAAGATATGCTTGAAATGATTATAGAGCGGATTTTTCGCAATCAGTTTAAGAGAAAAATGCCGCTTATCGCAAAACTGACCTCAAGAACTATAAACCATGATTTTAACTATCCAAGAGATATAACACTATAA
- the hemA gene encoding glutamyl-tRNA reductase, whose amino-acid sequence MHYLNISFSHKNSTLEIREKLSYKDDDALKACLAKLNSGEAINESVLISTCNRMEVLCSCSDIALATQHIFEMLAARSGISIEELEGRADIYDDSSAIHHLFSVASSLDSMVIGETQIAGQLRDAFRFSYDSGFCGQKLARAMHHAFKCAAKVRNATDISSKPVSIASVAVAKLKSVLDSVEGKKALVIGVGEMSEITAKHLASNGAVVYIMNRTEYKAQKLADECGVKVLDFSELPNAVNEFEILFTATSAPEPIITDEIIKQCDFERYWFDLALPRDINYHKGEKINLYVIDDLKNIVDENMSLREDGARKAHGIIGRSTVEFFEWLDTLNIEPMIKEIYQKAYEAAKTESDRVIRNGYIPKEYEAQVHKMSQQVMKRFLHEMTSKMRSVSEESKSDMVTSALQFLIKQDKNEMPDKYKCEHALNILEGR is encoded by the coding sequence ATGCACTATTTAAATATAAGCTTTTCACATAAAAACTCAACTCTGGAAATTAGAGAAAAACTTTCATACAAAGATGACGATGCTCTAAAAGCATGTCTTGCAAAGTTAAATTCCGGTGAAGCAATCAACGAGTCTGTTTTAATATCCACATGCAATCGTATGGAGGTGCTTTGCAGCTGCAGTGATATAGCTTTGGCAACACAGCATATTTTTGAGATGTTGGCGGCAAGATCCGGAATTTCAATAGAAGAGCTTGAAGGAAGGGCGGACATATATGATGACAGCAGCGCAATCCACCACCTCTTTAGCGTTGCTTCATCGCTAGATTCGATGGTTATCGGTGAGACGCAAATTGCGGGGCAGCTAAGAGACGCTTTTAGATTTTCATACGACAGCGGATTTTGCGGACAAAAACTTGCTCGCGCAATGCACCACGCCTTTAAATGTGCCGCAAAAGTTAGAAACGCAACGGATATTTCGTCAAAGCCCGTCTCAATCGCGAGTGTTGCAGTTGCAAAACTAAAATCTGTTTTAGATAGCGTAGAGGGTAAAAAAGCGTTAGTTATCGGTGTCGGAGAGATGTCTGAGATAACGGCTAAACATCTTGCATCAAACGGTGCAGTCGTTTATATTATGAACAGAACAGAATATAAAGCCCAAAAATTAGCAGACGAGTGCGGAGTTAAAGTTTTGGATTTTAGCGAGTTGCCAAATGCAGTCAATGAGTTTGAAATTTTATTTACTGCAACTTCGGCACCGGAACCTATAATTACGGATGAGATTATAAAACAGTGTGATTTTGAGAGGTATTGGTTTGATTTGGCACTTCCAAGAGATATAAACTATCATAAAGGCGAGAAGATAAACCTCTATGTTATCGATGATTTGAAAAATATCGTAGATGAAAATATGAGCTTGCGTGAAGACGGGGCAAGAAAAGCTCACGGTATTATCGGACGAAGCACGGTAGAGTTTTTTGAATGGCTGGATACTCTAAATATCGAACCGATGATTAAAGAGATTTATCAAAAAGCTTACGAAGCGGCAAAGACCGAAAGCGATAGAGTTATAAGAAACGGCTATATACCAAAAGAGTATGAAGCTCAAGTTCATAAGATGAGTCAGCAGGTTATGAAGAGGTTTTTACATGAGATGACTTCAAAGATGCGCAGTGTTTCCGAAGAGTCAAAATCCGATATGGTAACGAGCGCTTTACAGTTTTTAATAAAACAAGATAAAAATGAGATGCCCGACAAATATAAATGCGAGCATGCCCTAAATATTTTAGAAGGAAGATAA
- a CDS encoding DUF2018 family protein, protein MYGLFEDEDDIFMGSPKSKLMDVIFNANNDRVRAELQNFIDRTAAMELMMAEKFTEDVDREIQRFMFSNRDEVDEHSKSLYIELMGTILSQSE, encoded by the coding sequence ATGTACGGACTGTTTGAAGACGAAGACGATATATTTATGGGTTCACCCAAGAGTAAATTAATGGATGTAATATTTAATGCAAACAACGACAGAGTAAGAGCCGAATTGCAAAATTTTATCGACAGAACGGCTGCTATGGAGCTTATGATGGCAGAAAAATTTACAGAAGATGTAGATAGAGAAATTCAAAGATTTATGTTTTCAAATAGAGATGAAGTTGATGAACATTCAAAAAGTCTCTATATCGAACTAATGGGTACTATACTTTCACAGAGTGAATAG
- a CDS encoding polyprenyl synthetase family protein: MQRVEREIERLIKEINYDEVTRLFGMLQGGKRLRAKLILKIAHSSEKAPLLAAIVELIHGASLLHDDVIDEATLRRGVASVNATDGSKTAVMLGDILYSKAFTELVSFERDIARIVASSVTALSKGEMMDVKMADEFNGDEERYLDMLYLKTATLIEAAAESAAILAGKDSVSHALYGKNLGLSFQVIDDILDITADAATLGKPAMNDFVEGKCTLPYIYLYKVLNDDDKKKLVSLHAKILNEQDAFWIKQKMQEHKTIEKSFELAQKLSDEAMSVMRDDAELVNILQTMIKRSY, from the coding sequence ATGCAAAGAGTTGAGAGAGAAATTGAGAGATTAATCAAAGAGATAAATTATGATGAAGTAACTCGCCTTTTTGGGATGCTGCAAGGCGGAAAGCGGCTTCGTGCAAAATTAATTTTAAAGATAGCTCACTCTAGCGAAAAAGCTCCTCTGCTTGCTGCAATCGTTGAGCTTATTCACGGAGCAAGCCTGCTTCATGACGATGTAATAGATGAAGCGACGCTTAGACGCGGAGTGGCTTCGGTAAATGCAACGGATGGAAGCAAAACAGCCGTGATGCTTGGAGATATACTCTACTCAAAAGCTTTTACGGAACTTGTTTCGTTTGAAAGAGATATCGCAAGAATAGTCGCATCTTCCGTTACTGCTCTTAGCAAGGGCGAGATGATGGATGTTAAGATGGCAGATGAGTTTAACGGCGATGAAGAGAGATATCTTGATATGTTGTACCTTAAAACTGCTACTTTAATCGAAGCGGCCGCAGAGTCTGCCGCTATTTTAGCAGGTAAAGATTCTGTATCTCATGCGTTATATGGAAAAAATCTCGGTCTCTCTTTCCAAGTAATAGATGATATTTTGGATATTACAGCCGATGCGGCAACTCTTGGAAAGCCTGCTATGAACGATTTTGTAGAGGGTAAATGTACGCTGCCTTACATATACCTTTACAAAGTTTTAAATGACGATGATAAAAAAAAGTTAGTTAGCCTCCATGCAAAAATTTTAAATGAGCAGGATGCCTTTTGGATTAAACAAAAGATGCAAGAGCATAAAACCATTGAAAAATCTTTTGAGTTGGCGCAAAAACTCTCAGATGAGGCGATGAGCGTAATGAGAGATGATGCCGAGCTGGTAAACATTTTACAAACTATGATAAAAAGAAGTTATTAA
- a CDS encoding FAD-dependent oxidoreductase: MKIYDFLIIGAGSAGCNIAHYLQKNGKKVAVIDKEGIAGGGSKAAGAFLSPLPGKENPYNGFVNSALAYSLEFYEKFAPLALNKRGVLRVANNNFDDEKLQSNSIKSKYLNTKELQEISQNFTKIEGYFYENAAILNPHEICEKLIEKCDFYKEDIKELIFEEGFYIFENFKAKTVILAQGVIKPLVKTPYIEISPIFGVKIDVKTTTKVPFNIHKSISISTNKNDGTVAIGATKERHDTAKMECITSCDKCAFYINSEQGQIETLLREADELIKLEDLEVVKIYRGARATIKSYFPVIGKVVNFDESLKKYPSIKNGTKIPPNLLEYYPNLYIINALGSRGFVLAPYLAKILGENILSDTPMPKELSSEKLFYKTARKS; encoded by the coding sequence ATGAAAATATATGACTTTTTAATTATCGGAGCCGGAAGTGCCGGATGCAATATTGCCCATTATCTGCAAAAAAATGGTAAAAAAGTTGCCGTGATAGATAAAGAGGGCATTGCAGGCGGCGGCAGCAAAGCGGCAGGTGCGTTCTTATCCCCGCTTCCCGGAAAAGAGAATCCTTATAACGGTTTTGTAAACAGCGCTCTTGCATATAGCCTTGAATTTTATGAAAAGTTTGCACCCCTTGCACTCAACAAAAGAGGTGTTTTAAGAGTTGCAAATAATAACTTTGACGATGAAAAACTTCAATCCAACAGCATAAAAAGCAAATATCTAAACACGAAAGAGCTGCAAGAAATATCACAAAACTTTACCAAAATTGAGGGATATTTTTACGAAAATGCAGCTATTTTAAATCCTCATGAGATTTGCGAAAAACTTATAGAAAAGTGTGATTTTTATAAAGAAGATATAAAAGAGCTAATCTTTGAAGAGGGATTTTATATTTTTGAAAACTTCAAAGCAAAAACCGTCATTTTAGCTCAAGGTGTTATAAAACCGTTAGTTAAAACTCCATATATAGAGATATCTCCTATTTTCGGGGTTAAAATAGATGTAAAAACAACAACGAAAGTGCCGTTTAACATACACAAATCTATCTCTATCTCAACAAACAAAAATGACGGCACGGTTGCTATCGGTGCCACAAAAGAGAGACACGACACCGCAAAAATGGAGTGCATTACCTCGTGCGACAAGTGTGCTTTTTATATCAATAGTGAACAAGGACAAATCGAAACTCTGCTAAGAGAGGCAGATGAGCTGATAAAACTGGAAGATTTAGAAGTCGTAAAAATTTACAGAGGTGCAAGAGCGACGATAAAGAGCTATTTTCCCGTAATCGGCAAAGTTGTAAACTTTGATGAGAGCTTAAAAAAATATCCATCAATCAAAAACGGCACAAAGATTCCGCCGAATCTCTTAGAGTACTATCCTAACCTCTATATCATCAACGCACTCGGCTCAAGAGGTTTTGTCCTCGCTCCATACTTGGCAAAAATTTTAGGTGAAAATATTCTAAGTGATACACCTATGCCAAAGGAGCTATCAAGCGAGAAACTCTTTTATAAAACGGCTAGAAAGAGCTAA
- a CDS encoding tetraacyldisaccharide 4'-kinase, translating to MRKMLVFWVEEYFYNPSPAQKIISIFLLPLSFIYCFIMYLRFKSKKPQDFGIDIISIGNLSVGGSGKTPLVTALASRYEDAAVVLRGYARESRGLFVVSDGKKILVDVTISGDEAMIYAHKLPHTIVIVSEDRKKGILKAKEMGAKIIFLDDAYSKHDIKKLDILIDVQSKNSFCLPSGAFRERLWREKAAVVVKDGIDFKRVVELKNKSDKMSLVTAIARPQRLDGYLPQVVSKNWFEDHHSFTKDEVLDILKQDKSDSILVTYKDFVKLEQFDLPLSLLDLHVEVNENIFKIIDNYRRNSNAKKD from the coding sequence ATGCGTAAGATGTTAGTCTTTTGGGTTGAAGAGTATTTCTACAACCCAAGTCCCGCTCAAAAAATCATCTCTATTTTTCTTCTTCCGCTTAGTTTTATCTACTGTTTTATTATGTATTTGCGATTTAAAAGCAAAAAACCGCAAGATTTCGGCATCGATATCATCAGTATCGGAAATCTTAGTGTCGGAGGGAGCGGGAAAACTCCTTTAGTAACCGCTCTTGCATCAAGATATGAAGACGCGGCGGTAGTTCTTCGCGGATACGCTAGAGAGAGCCGCGGACTTTTTGTAGTAAGCGACGGAAAAAAAATATTAGTCGATGTAACTATTAGCGGCGATGAGGCTATGATATATGCACACAAACTTCCGCATACAATCGTTATAGTCAGCGAAGATAGAAAAAAAGGTATTTTAAAAGCCAAAGAGATGGGTGCTAAGATTATATTTTTAGACGATGCCTACTCAAAGCACGATATAAAAAAACTTGATATTCTCATAGATGTACAAAGTAAAAATTCATTTTGTCTGCCCTCGGGAGCATTTAGAGAGAGGCTCTGGAGAGAAAAAGCGGCTGTTGTCGTAAAAGATGGCATTGATTTTAAGAGAGTGGTTGAACTTAAAAATAAAAGTGATAAAATGTCGCTTGTAACTGCCATAGCAAGACCGCAGCGCCTTGATGGTTATCTGCCTCAAGTTGTGAGTAAAAATTGGTTTGAGGATCATCACTCGTTTACAAAAGATGAGGTTTTGGATATTCTCAAACAAGATAAGTCAGACTCTATTTTGGTTACTTACAAAGATTTTGTAAAATTAGAGCAGTTTGATTTACCGCTTTCACTGCTTGATTTGCATGTGGAAGTTAATGAAAATATTTTTAAAATAATAGATAATTATAGGAGAAACAGTAATGCAAAAAAAGATTGA